The Acropora palmata chromosome 10, jaAcrPala1.3, whole genome shotgun sequence genome contains a region encoding:
- the LOC141893687 gene encoding uncharacterized protein LOC141893687: MSILITINFIYSDVISRCRAAWNYVLSGLGKEKYDANIIHQILETVNKISSSSLVLHTVKKIVEGFQQSSFFKTILPDFIDEITEVNCFSLVQNVLKHVVSAVSQSGLQILTLAKKLAYKQLEVFSDSETPKVIVDFLIQLSMIIASEVPGARKDIKELPWKKLPLIPNEEEMKKPRLKTDDLPVIKKDRKYDSEDDYLNTYFRLLREECFHKLRKGISDFVFSGQKRDSKDLRMYRISLKGASLRLEDSPSAMSIGLEYKGLDTQSNSDMEDTEGLLYGNLLCISIDGTFQEPVWAVVDRCIAKQSIVGINLCEKGNAITEPEFIAKMQEISKRGKEALMAESQTFYLSYAPALEVLQNRDYVPFKDFLVFPDPEQMKPAEYIDKIKSPPDWGIIFQRDTLPERSIQDEHSQKYSLLEDFNKLRLNSSCKPLLDESQLAAVELALRNKLVLIQGPPGTGKSYVGVALVSLLLSMKVPHDYGPILVVTYKNHALDNFMADCVKKVSSPDVKIVRVGRVREDANEELKKFLLRQVGREWPQRLYNQKRKLLGQIWALQPEVKRAFEKLRYSSSFTADMFLKEAPASLLNSLLIGSQQIKEPELDGLIKERPRTEPRLREMVQKALLRWLPSQERFDSIAQTMVNEKGSSPENSSPGKGKGKQVEDQGQVENPSDFSDPSVEKNERFLAVDEEITDDDDREIAAELKSQASGSSPAIESLRSLVCIDKSKVESFEDLLNVSNVWMLEERERVRLVYALQSKFYEKASAEFLNVSNSYAELHHQLKELRNQHDIEVMRKCHVIGMTVTGVSMRANLLDDIKPSVMIVEEAAEILEGQLVAVIPPSVKHLIMIGDHKQLKPIVHFIRLKKRHHLDLSMFERLVNCKLPFIQLRYQCRMRDEFVDLLRELKLYEELKTNEELVKGNTIPPCVTRSMYFCTHTEWEAEDKFSHSKRNHHEAKKITEVAKTFCHVGGLAPSKITVLCSYRGQVLEIKNRFQYTKIPALENITVTTIDSFQGQENDIILISLVRSNKEGKIGYLSQMNRLCVAISRARCGLYLFGNHTQLGRAFVKGWRVVSDAMRNKGCLGAMFPFRSSEDPNVPKQGESGPVGSSPTRETESRNGNVNINIFGPAIFGDGQSVNTISTRNDDPPATASRPARLQVLSPASGKTPVQDPMTPTGYRPQGQGASPTQEAGSDSCEMVATTKGARETIQELKKCEETKFHAPLSTQEAGSDTRESESPTKDAREPIQEVEKSTEPEPLDVEAGSPTKEAREPIQVTTSKDGAKEERSFISKEEAATVQARLPASDAQALIQELESPTKEARDPIEEVSPPNKEATMSTEEISEGEGSQGLPEMEGYTESRTQESMSRRLDGQLPSEDRSIRSAVEESKVTKGKEGELEVVPGRRQVFQEGDLEDLSKGKKAAKEEEALRKEEQDFEEFDKGKPLQETQETGKQKEEPSDEKPLQESESTSEVKNESPKKDSAPAQESMAAGEGPFEETGHEEGKALEETQGSVSKDHGNATKY, translated from the exons aTGAGCATATTGATTacaattaatttcatttattctGATGTTATCTCTAGATGTCGTGCTGCTTGGAATTATGTCCTTTCAGGGTtaggaaaggaaaaatatgaTGCAAATATCATCCATCAGATTTTAGAAACTGTAAACAAAATTAGCTCCAGTTCTCTAGTGTTGCACACAGTCAAAAAGATTGTGGAAGGATTTCAACAAAGCTCATTCTTTAAAACTATTCTACCAGATTTCATTGATGAAATCACTGAGGTGAATTGTTTTAG CCTTGTTCAAAATGTTCTGAAGCATGTGGTCTCTGCTGTTTCACAATCTGGCCTTCAGATTTTAACTTTGGCAAAAAAACTGGCTTATAAACAACTTGAAGTCTTTAGTGACAGTGAAACACCAAAAGTCATCGTGGACTTCCTTATACAGCTATCCATGATCATTGCATCAGAAGTACCTGGGGCTCGTAAAGATATCAAAGAGCTGCCATGGAAAAAACTCCCATTGATACCAAATGAAGAGGAGATGAAAAAGCCAA gaTTGAAGACAGATGACTTGCCAGTGATTAAAAAAGACAGAAAGTATGACTCAGAAGATGATTACTTGAACACTTACTTCAGACTTCTTAGAGAGGAATGCTTCCATAagttgaggaagggcatcagTGACTTTGTTTTCAGTGGACAGAAACGTGATTCAAAAGATTTGAGGATGTATAG GATTTCATTGAAGGGAGCATCTCTTCGCCTTGAAGATTCTCCAAGTGCAATGTCAATTGGTCTTGAGTATAAGGGGCTGGACACGCAAAGCAACAGTGATATGGA AGATACAGAAGGTCTTCTGTACGGAAACCTCCTTTGCATTTCAATTGATGGCACATTTCAAGAGCCTGTTTGGGCCGTGGTAGACAGATGTATTGCTAAGCAAAG caTTGTAGGGATCAATCTTTGTGAAAAAGGAAATGCCATCACTGAGCCAGAGTTTATTGCCAAGATGCAGGAGATCAGTAAAAGAG GCAAGGAAGCACTTATGGCTGAGAGCCAGACATTCTATCTTTCTTATGCTCCAGCTCTGgaggttttgcaaaacagAG atTATGTCCCATTCAaggattttttggtttttcctgACCCCGAGCAAATGAAACCTGCTGAGTACATCGACAAAATCAAATCTCCACCAGACTGGGGAATCATCTTTCAAAGAGACACTCTGCCTGAGAGAAGCATCCAAGATGAGCATTCTCAAAAGTACTCTTTGCTTGAAGACTTTAATAAATTGCGTTTGAACAGTAGCTGCAAACCTCTTCTGGATGAGTCGCAACTGGCTGCTGTTGAACTGGCTTTGAGGAACAAATTGGTCTTAATTCAG GGGCCCCCGGGAACCGGAAAATCCTATGTGGGCGTGGCTCTGGTCAGTCTTCTACTGTCCATGAAAGTACCCCATGATTATGGGCCAATACTG GTTGTGACTTACAAGAATCACGCACTGGACAATTTTATGGCGGATTGTGTTAAGAAAGTGTCTTCACCTGACGTGAAGATTGTTCGTGTTGGAAGAGTACGCGAGGATGCTAatgaagaactgaaaaaattCCTGTTGAGACAG gtggGACGTGAGTGGCCACAAAGATTGTACAATCAGAAAAGAAAGCTATTGGGCCAGATTTGGGCATTACAACCAGAAGTGAAAAGGGCATTTGAGAAGCTGAGATATTCAAGCAGTTTTACTGCAGATATGTTCTTGAAG GAAGCACCAGCATCTCTGCTAAACAGCCTGTTGATCGGATCACAGCAAATAAAAGAACCAGAACTGGACGGCTTGATCAAGGAAAGACCTAGAACTGAACCCAGGCTCAGAG AGATGGTTCAAAAAGCTCTCCTTCGTTGGCTTCCCTCACAAGAGCGGTTCGATAGCATTGCTCAAACAATGGTAAATGAAAAAGGATCCTCACCAGAAAACAG CTCCCCCGGGAAAGGCAAAGGAAAACAAGTGGAGGACCAGGGTCAGGTGGAAAATCCTAGTGATTTCAGTGATCCATCAGTTGAGAAGAATGAACGATTTCTTGCCGTTGATGAAGAAATTACTGATGATGACGACAGAGAGATCGCCGCAGAATTAAAATCTCAGGCATCTGGAAGCTCTCCTGCGATTGAAAGTCTGCGTTCCCTCGTTTGCATTGACAAATCAA AGGTAGAATCATTTGAAGATCTTTTGAATGTCTCCAATGTTTGGATGTTGGAGGAACGTGAAAGGGTACGGCTTGTGTACGCCTTACAAAGCAAGTTCTACGAAAAAGCCAGTGCCGAGTTCTTGAATGTCAGTAATAGCTATGCAGAG TTGCACCACCAGCTCAAAGAATTACGGAATCAACACGATATTGAAGTCATGAGGAAATGTCATGTGATTGGAATGACGGTCACAGGTGTCTCAATGCGGGCGAACCTACTAG ATGATATTAAGCCTTCGGTTATGATCGTGGAAGAAGCTGCAGAAATTCTTGAAGGACAACTCGTCGCTGTGATTCCTCCCTCCGTTAAACACCTGATCATGATTGGAGATCACAAGCAACTGAAGCCAATAGTGCACTTCATTAGATTAAAGAAACGCCACCATTTGGACTTGTCCATGTTTGAAAGACTTGTGAACTGCAAGCTGCCATTTATACAACTCCGATACCAATGTCGAATGAGGGATGAATTCGTTGACTTGCTTCGTGAACTAAAGCTATACGAAGAGCTCAAGACAAACGAGGAG CTTGTGAAAGGTAACACCATACCTCCTTGCGTGACCCGAAGCATGTACTTTTGTACACACACCGAGTGGGAGGCGGAGGATAAATTCTCGCACAGCAAACGAAATCACCACGAAGCCAAGAAGATTACTGAAGTTGCCAAAACCTTCTGTCACGTAGGAGGCCTTGCACCATCAAAGATAACGGTTCTGTGCTCTTACCGCGGACAG GTTCTAGAGATAAAGAATCGTTTTCAATATACCAAGATCCCTGCCCTGGAAAATATTACAGTGACGACAATTGACAGCTTTCAG GGGCAAGAAAACGATATCATTCTAATTTCTCTGGTCCGCTCGAACAAAGAGGGAAAGATAGGGTACTTGTCGCAAATGAACCGCTTGTGTGTAGCAATATCTCGGGCACGTTGTGGTTTGTACCTGTTCGGCAACCATACACAGTTGGGAAGAGCCTTCGTAAAAGGCTGGAGG GTTGTCAGTGACGCCATGCGAAACAAGGGTTGTCTTGGTGCAATGTTTCCATTTCGATCAAGTGAAGATCCA AATGTTCCAAAGCAGGGAGAGAGTGGACCCGTCGGCAGTTCCCCTACTAGAGAAACCGAATCCA GAAACGGAAACGTCAACATCAACATCTTTGGTCCGGCTATCTTCGGAGATGGCCAATCAGTGAATACCATTTCTACTAGAAACGATG ATCCTCCAGCCACCGCTTCTCGTCCTGCACGTTTGCAAGTGTTGTCTCCTGCATCTGGGAAAACACCTGTCCAGGACCCAATGACACCAACGGGGTATCGACCACAAGGACAGGGCGCGTCACCCACTCAAGAGGCCGGGTCAGACAGTTGCGAGATGGTAGCAACCACCAAGGGTGCAAGAGAGACTATCCAAGAGTTAAAAAAATGCGAGGAAACGAAGTTCCACGCGCCATTGTCCACTCAGGAGGCCGGGTCTGACACTCGCGAATCAGAATCACCGACCAAAGACGCAAGAGAGCCAATCCAAGAGGTTGAAAAATCCACGGAACCGGAGCCTCTTGATGTAGAGGCAGGATCACCGACCAAAGAGGCTAGAGAACCCATCCAAGTTACCACCTCCAAAGATGGGGCTAAAGAGGAAAGGTCATTCATCTCCAAGGAAGAGGCAGCAACCGTGCAGGCGAGATTGCCCGCCAGTGATGCACAGGCACTGATTCAGGAACTGGAATCACCAACAAAGGAGGCCAGGGATCCTATTGAAGAGGTCAGCCCGCCCAACAAAGAAGCTACCATGTCTACTGAGGAAATATCAGAAGGCGAAGGATCTCAAGGTTTACCTGAAATGGAGGGCTATACAGAGAGCCGCACCCAAGAATCGATGAGCCGACGATTGGACGGGCAGTTGCCGAGTGAAGACAGATCGATAAGAAGCGCTGTGGAGGAGAGTAAAGTGACCAAAGGCAAAGAGGGTGAACTGGAAGTTGTTCCCGGTAGAAGACAAGTTTTCCAGGAGGGTGACTTGGAAGACCTCTCTAAAGGTAAGAAGGCAgctaaagaagaagaagcttTACGGAAAGAAGAGCAGGATTTTGAAGAATTCGACAAAGGGAAGCCATTACAAGAGACCCAGGAAACTGgtaaacaaaaggaagaaCCATCAGATGAGAAACCATTGCAAGAGAGCGAGAGTACCTCCGAAGTGAAGAATGAAAGTCCCAAGAAAGATAGCGCACCCGCTCAGGAAAGCATGGCCGCGGGCGAGGGACCCTTTGAAGAGACTGGACACGAAGAAGGAAAAGCTCTGGAGGAGACACAGGGTAGCGTAAGCAAGGACCATGGCAACGCCACGAAATACTAG